A stretch of the Vicinamibacterales bacterium genome encodes the following:
- a CDS encoding efflux RND transporter permease subunit: MWIVRIALNRPYTFVVMAIAILFVGPLAIMRTPTDIFPNINIPVVTAVWQYSGMSADEMANRIVSGFERGLTTTVNDIEHIESQTLRGISVVKIFFQPGTKTEAAVAQITSISQSAVRSDPPGTNPPFIITYNASSVPVLQLGLSGQGLSEQQLYDIGVNYLRVQLATVQGASIPNPYGGKQAQVQIDLDPEALKSTGLTPVDVVNAVANQNLILPGGTSKIGGTEYDVRMHGSPDTVEELNDLPVRTGDTPIYIRDVAHVRNGYPPQTNIIRVNGQRATMVSIMKTGSASTLDIIDNVKAQLPTIAASLPPTLEIRKMADQSVFVRASIQGVIREAVVAAALTAIMILVFLGSWRSTIIIAVSIPLSILTSIIVLSALGETINIMTLGGLALAVGILVDDATVAIENINTHLEAGKELEPSILDGAQQIAIPAFVSTLCICIVFVPMFFLTGVARYLFVPMAEAVVFAMLASYVLSRTLVPTMAKYLLKAHQEHGHAVSRNPFVRAQQALDHGFVYLRDAYRRTLAACLTRRGLFAAAFLALCGLSFLLVPWVGQDFFPAVDSGQFKLHLRAPTGTRIEETALLCDQVDEAIRDVVPKKQLESLVDNVGLPYSGLNLSYSNSAPIGAGDADIMVALAEDHEPTAKYIHDLRVELNRRFPGVQFSFIPSDIVSQILSFGLPAPIDVQVIGRNQDANRKFAGDLAAKMTRVPGIVDLRVHQVANEPALEVDVDRTQAAQLGLTQRDVANNLLVSLSGSGQTSPTFWLNPTSGISYAISTMTPQYRMDSLNDLNTIPITAGEGMQPLLESVATVHREAGPAVVSHYNVQPVIDIYGSVQGRDLGGVAKDIQPIIDAAQKTLPRGSSIVVRGTIETMRTSFLGLLAGLALAIVLVYLLIVVNFQSWLDPFIIISALPAALAGIVWMLFLSHTTLSVPALTGAIMCMGVATANSILVVSFAKDELERGQSAFDAALEAGFGRFRPVLMTALAMIIGMVPMALGFGEGGEQNAPLGRAVIGGLSLATVATLFFVPAVFALLHRHTRVARTEVAS, translated from the coding sequence ATGTGGATCGTTCGTATAGCGCTGAATCGCCCTTACACGTTCGTCGTGATGGCGATCGCGATCCTCTTCGTCGGCCCGCTCGCCATCATGCGGACCCCGACCGACATCTTCCCCAACATCAACATCCCCGTCGTCACGGCGGTGTGGCAGTACAGCGGCATGTCGGCCGACGAGATGGCCAACCGGATCGTCTCCGGCTTCGAGCGGGGCCTGACGACGACGGTCAACGACATCGAGCACATCGAGTCGCAGACGCTGCGCGGCATCTCGGTCGTCAAGATCTTCTTTCAGCCGGGCACCAAGACGGAGGCGGCGGTCGCACAGATTACGTCGATCTCGCAGTCGGCGGTGCGCTCCGACCCGCCGGGGACGAACCCGCCGTTCATCATCACGTATAACGCGTCGAGCGTGCCGGTCCTGCAGCTCGGGCTCTCGGGCCAGGGCCTCTCCGAGCAGCAGCTCTACGACATCGGCGTCAACTATCTGCGCGTGCAGCTGGCGACGGTGCAGGGCGCGTCGATCCCGAACCCCTACGGCGGCAAGCAGGCGCAGGTTCAGATCGATCTCGATCCCGAGGCGCTCAAGTCGACGGGGCTGACGCCGGTCGACGTCGTCAACGCCGTCGCCAACCAGAACCTGATCCTGCCGGGCGGCACGTCGAAGATCGGCGGCACCGAGTACGACGTCCGCATGCACGGCAGCCCCGACACCGTCGAGGAGCTGAACGACCTGCCGGTGCGGACGGGGGACACGCCGATCTACATCCGCGACGTCGCCCACGTCCGCAACGGCTATCCGCCGCAGACCAACATCATCCGCGTCAACGGCCAGCGCGCGACGATGGTCTCGATCATGAAGACGGGCTCGGCCTCGACGCTCGACATCATCGACAACGTCAAGGCGCAGCTGCCGACGATCGCCGCCAGCCTGCCGCCGACGCTCGAGATCCGCAAGATGGCGGACCAGTCGGTGTTCGTGCGCGCCTCGATCCAGGGAGTCATCCGCGAGGCGGTCGTCGCCGCCGCCCTGACCGCGATCATGATCCTGGTCTTCCTCGGCAGCTGGCGCAGCACGATCATCATCGCGGTCTCGATTCCGCTGTCGATCCTGACGTCGATCATCGTGCTGAGCGCGCTCGGCGAGACGATCAACATCATGACGCTCGGCGGCCTGGCCCTCGCGGTCGGCATCCTGGTCGACGACGCGACGGTGGCGATCGAGAACATCAACACCCACCTCGAAGCCGGCAAGGAGCTGGAACCGTCGATTCTCGACGGCGCCCAGCAGATCGCGATCCCGGCGTTCGTGTCGACGCTGTGCATCTGCATCGTCTTCGTGCCGATGTTCTTCCTCACCGGCGTGGCGCGCTACCTGTTCGTGCCGATGGCGGAAGCGGTGGTCTTCGCGATGCTCGCCTCGTACGTGCTGTCGCGGACGCTGGTGCCGACGATGGCGAAGTACCTGCTCAAGGCGCACCAGGAGCACGGCCACGCCGTGTCGCGCAACCCGTTCGTGCGCGCGCAGCAGGCGCTCGACCACGGCTTCGTCTACCTGCGCGACGCCTACCGGCGGACACTCGCCGCCTGTCTGACACGGCGCGGCCTGTTCGCGGCGGCGTTCCTCGCGCTCTGCGGGCTGTCGTTCCTGCTGGTGCCGTGGGTCGGGCAGGACTTCTTCCCGGCCGTCGACAGCGGTCAGTTCAAGCTGCACCTCCGGGCGCCGACCGGCACCCGCATCGAGGAGACGGCGCTCCTCTGCGATCAGGTCGACGAGGCGATCCGCGATGTCGTCCCGAAGAAGCAGCTCGAGAGCCTGGTCGACAACGTCGGGCTGCCCTACAGCGGTCTCAACCTCTCATACTCGAACTCGGCGCCGATCGGCGCCGGCGACGCCGACATCATGGTGGCGCTCGCCGAGGATCACGAACCGACGGCGAAGTACATCCACGATCTCCGCGTCGAGCTCAACCGCCGCTTCCCCGGCGTCCAGTTCTCCTTCATCCCGTCCGACATCGTCAGCCAGATCCTCAGCTTCGGGCTGCCGGCGCCGATCGACGTGCAGGTGATCGGGCGCAACCAGGACGCCAACCGCAAATTCGCGGGCGATCTCGCGGCGAAGATGACGCGGGTGCCGGGGATCGTCGACCTGCGCGTCCACCAGGTCGCCAACGAACCGGCGCTCGAAGTGGACGTCGACCGCACGCAGGCGGCGCAGCTCGGGCTGACCCAGCGCGACGTCGCCAACAACCTGCTCGTCTCGCTGAGCGGCAGCGGCCAGACGTCGCCGACGTTCTGGCTGAATCCCACGAGCGGCATCAGCTACGCGATCAGTACGATGACGCCGCAGTACCGAATGGACTCGCTGAACGACCTGAACACGATTCCGATCACCGCCGGTGAAGGCATGCAGCCGCTGCTCGAGAGCGTGGCGACGGTCCATCGCGAAGCAGGCCCCGCCGTCGTCTCGCACTACAACGTGCAGCCGGTCATCGACATCTACGGCTCGGTGCAGGGACGCGACCTGGGCGGCGTCGCCAAGGACATCCAGCCGATTATCGACGCGGCGCAGAAGACGCTGCCGCGCGGATCGTCGATCGTCGTCCGCGGGACGATCGAGACGATGCGGACGTCGTTTCTCGGGCTGCTCGCCGGTCTGGCGCTCGCCATCGTGCTCGTCTACCTGCTGATCGTCGTGAACTTCCAGTCGTGGCTCGATCCGTTCATCATCATTTCCGCGCTGCCGGCGGCGCTCGCCGGCATCGTCTGGATGCTGTTCCTGTCACACACGACGCTGAGCGTGCCGGCGCTCACCGGAGCGATAATGTGCATGGGCGTGGCGACCGCAAACAGCATTCTCGTCGTGAGCTTCGCGAAGGACGAACTGGAGCGCGGGCAGTCGGCCTTCGACGCGGCGCTCGAGGCCGGCTTCGGCCGCTTCCGTCCGGTGTTGATGACGGCGCTCGCGATGATCATCGGCATGGTGCCGATGGCGCTCGGCTTCGGCGAAGGCGGCGAGCAGAACGCGCCGCTCGGCCGCGCCGTCATCGGCGGCCTGTCGCTGGCGACCGTCGCGACGCTGTTCTTCGTGCCGGCGGTGTTCGCGCTGCTGCACCGGCACACCCGCGTCGCGCGGACGGAGGTGGCGTCGTGA